From the Streptomyces sp. NBC_00390 genome, the window GGCTGTCCTGCGATAGAGGCGATGACCTCGGACATCGAGCAGGTGCTGCACGAGCACGGGGTGCCCGACGTCTCAGTGGTGAAGGTGCTCTCCCCGGCCTGGTCGACGGACGACATCACGGTGGAAGGACGTCGCAAGCTCACGGAGTTCGGCATAGCCCCGCCCCGGCCGCACGCGGCCGACGGGCCGGTGCCGCTCACGCTTTCCGTGCGCTGCCCGCACTGCGGCTCGACCGACACCGAGCTGCTGAGCAGGTTCTCCTCCACGGCCTGCAAGGCGCTGCGCCGCTGTGTCTCCTGCCGTGAACCCTTCGACCACTTCAAGGAGTTGTAGATGTTCCATCCGCTCCGGGTCAGCGCGGTCGAAACGCTCACCGACGACTCCGTGGCCGTCACGTTCGACGTGCCCGCCGAGCTGCGCGAGACCTTCCGCCACACCCCCGGCCAGCACCTGGCGCTGCGCCGGACCGTGAACGGCGAGGAGATCCGCCGCACGTACTCGATCTGCTCCCCCGCCGCCCCCGCAGGAGCCACCCCCGTACTGCAGGTCGGCATCCGCCTGGTCGACGGCGGCGAGTTCTCGACGTACGCGCTCAAGGAACTCGCCGTCGGTGACACCGTCGAGGTCATGGCTCCGATGGGCCGTTTCCTGCTGCCTCCGCGCCCCGGACGTTTCGTGGCGGTCGTCGGCGGCAGCGGGATCACCCCGGTGCTCTCGATGGCCTCCACGGTGCTGGCACAGGAGCCGGAGTCCCGATTCTGTCTGATACGGAGCGACCGCACGGCCGCCTCGACGATGTTCCTGGACGAGGTCGCCGACCTCAAGGACCGCTTCCCGGACCGTTTTCAGCTGGTCACCGTGCTGTCCCGGGAGGAGCAGCAGTCGGGCCTGCCGTCCGGTCGGCTGGACCAGGAGCGGCTGAACGGCTTGCTGCCCGCGCTGCTCCCGGTGGCGGACGTGGACGGCTGGTTCCTGTGCGGGCCGTTCGGGCTGGTCCAGGGCGCCGAGCGGGCGCTGCGCGGGCTCGGTGTCGAGCGGAACCGCATCCACCAGGAGATCTTCCATGTCGACGACGGCTCGGTGCCCGCACGTGCCGGCGTGGCCGCGCCGGCTCACGCCTCGCTGACCGCGACTCTCGACGGCCGGTCGGGCAAGTGGCCCGTCCAGGAAGGCGAGTCGCTGCTGGAAACGGTGCTGCGCAGCCGCGCCGATGCGCCGT encodes:
- the paaE gene encoding 1,2-phenylacetyl-CoA epoxidase subunit PaaE, giving the protein MFHPLRVSAVETLTDDSVAVTFDVPAELRETFRHTPGQHLALRRTVNGEEIRRTYSICSPAAPAGATPVLQVGIRLVDGGEFSTYALKELAVGDTVEVMAPMGRFLLPPRPGRFVAVVGGSGITPVLSMASTVLAQEPESRFCLIRSDRTAASTMFLDEVADLKDRFPDRFQLVTVLSREEQQSGLPSGRLDQERLNGLLPALLPVADVDGWFLCGPFGLVQGAERALRGLGVERNRIHQEIFHVDDGSVPARAGVAAPAHASLTATLDGRSGKWPVQEGESLLETVLRSRADAPYACKGGVCGTCRAFLVKGEVRMDRNFALEPEETEAGYVLACQSHPATSEVELDFDR
- the paaD gene encoding 1,2-phenylacetyl-CoA epoxidase subunit PaaD, coding for MVTGTTAAAGTAGVAETALEAELRRLAGSVPDPELPVLTLEELGVLRGVHVLGPGRVEVELTPTYTGCPAIEAMTSDIEQVLHEHGVPDVSVVKVLSPAWSTDDITVEGRRKLTEFGIAPPRPHAADGPVPLTLSVRCPHCGSTDTELLSRFSSTACKALRRCVSCREPFDHFKEL